One genomic region from Erythrobacter mangrovi encodes:
- a CDS encoding enoyl-CoA hydratase gives MTELILTEIADGIATVTLNRPEAMNALSKALRHRLYEVMTALDADDAVRAVILTGAGTRAFTAGLDLKELGSQEGALGAANAEGADENPVKAIECCRKPVIGAINGVAITGGFEVALACDVLVASTNARFADTHARVGIVPGWGLSQKLSRMIGISRAKELSFTGNFLDAETAERWGLVNRVVAPEDLLTEARRLAGDMASIDPGFLASYKALIDEGYAASFGEGLALEHKRSSAANSAVSPEEVEARRAAVQARGRTQG, from the coding sequence ATGACCGAGCTGATACTGACCGAAATCGCCGACGGTATCGCCACCGTCACCCTGAACCGTCCCGAAGCGATGAATGCGCTGTCGAAGGCGCTGCGCCATCGGCTCTATGAAGTGATGACCGCGCTCGACGCCGATGACGCGGTGCGCGCGGTGATCCTGACCGGCGCCGGTACGCGGGCCTTCACCGCCGGGCTCGACCTGAAGGAACTGGGATCGCAGGAAGGCGCGCTGGGTGCCGCCAATGCCGAGGGAGCCGACGAAAACCCGGTCAAGGCGATCGAGTGCTGCCGCAAGCCGGTGATCGGTGCGATCAACGGAGTAGCGATTACCGGCGGCTTCGAGGTCGCACTGGCCTGCGATGTGCTTGTTGCGAGCACCAATGCACGCTTTGCCGATACCCATGCGCGGGTTGGGATCGTGCCCGGCTGGGGCCTGTCGCAGAAGCTCAGCCGGATGATCGGCATCAGCCGCGCCAAGGAGCTGAGCTTCACTGGCAACTTTCTCGACGCTGAAACCGCCGAGCGCTGGGGCCTGGTCAATCGCGTGGTCGCGCCCGAGGACTTGCTGACGGAGGCGCGCAGGCTGGCAGGCGATATGGCGAGTATCGATCCGGGCTTTCTCGCCAGCTACAAGGCACTGATCGACGAGGGCTATGCCGCAAGCTTCGGCGAAGGGCTGGCGCTCGAACACAAGCGCTCCTCCGCCGCCAATAGCGCGGTCAGCCCGGAAGAGGTCGAAGCGCGCCGTGCCGCCGTTCAGGCGCGCGGCCGCACGCAGGGATAG
- a CDS encoding LptA/OstA family protein, with product MTALRSTIARWGAAGFLATAVALGGVQLSAQAIAAHNSSAPVSYAADRIELQDRENRVVLSGNVQITQAGLALNAARTIVNYSDEGSLKIQRIMATGGVDVRRGNERARGDTAVYDFNRRIITMAGNVRLDRGGDTLNGGRLVIDLATGRSSVDGRASGSSPVSGATSNASGRVTGTFSVPEN from the coding sequence ATGACCGCGCTTCGTTCGACCATCGCCCGCTGGGGCGCTGCCGGGTTCCTCGCAACCGCCGTCGCCCTGGGCGGTGTGCAGCTGAGCGCTCAGGCCATCGCAGCACACAATTCCAGTGCCCCCGTGTCCTATGCCGCCGATCGCATCGAGCTGCAGGATCGTGAGAATCGGGTTGTACTGTCTGGCAATGTCCAGATCACCCAGGCCGGGCTGGCGCTCAACGCGGCCCGTACGATCGTGAATTATTCGGACGAGGGCAGCCTCAAGATCCAGCGGATCATGGCCACGGGCGGGGTCGACGTGCGGCGCGGGAACGAGCGCGCGCGCGGCGACACGGCGGTCTACGATTTCAATCGCCGGATCATCACCATGGCCGGCAACGTGCGCCTCGATCGCGGTGGCGACACGCTCAATGGCGGACGGCTGGTGATCGACCTGGCCACGGGCCGCTCGAGCGTCGACGGCCGCGCCAGCGGCTCCTCGCCGGTGAGCGGCGCCACGAGCAACGCTTCCGGACGCGTAACCGGGACCTTCTCCGTCCCGGAGAACTGA
- the lptC gene encoding LPS export ABC transporter periplasmic protein LptC — translation MATTQRRIETQEAKVLRNQRRHWAEPGGTHDRLVHFLARALPMAVGVLAALMVVTPLGPRGEVSFLLDRDKVAIITERLRVDNALYRGEDNQGRPFSLTAGEAVQRSSSEGIVHMNDLVARLLLNDGPARLTAEAGQYDIDKEEVMVIGPVNMTTADGYRMLARDVSVDLATKTLVGAGGVDGAIPAGTFSADRLTADLSARTITLTGNARLRMAPGKLRMP, via the coding sequence ATGGCAACCACCCAGCGCAGGATCGAGACGCAGGAAGCAAAGGTGCTCCGCAACCAGCGGCGGCACTGGGCCGAGCCTGGCGGCACGCATGACCGGCTGGTACATTTCCTGGCCCGCGCACTGCCGATGGCCGTCGGCGTGCTGGCGGCCTTGATGGTCGTCACCCCGCTCGGCCCCCGCGGGGAAGTCAGCTTCCTCCTCGACCGGGACAAGGTAGCCATCATCACGGAACGCCTGCGCGTCGACAACGCGCTCTATCGCGGCGAGGACAACCAGGGCCGCCCCTTCTCGCTCACCGCTGGCGAGGCAGTGCAGCGCTCCAGCAGCGAGGGCATCGTACACATGAACGATCTCGTCGCACGCCTGCTGCTCAACGATGGCCCCGCCCGCCTCACCGCCGAGGCCGGCCAGTACGACATCGACAAGGAGGAAGTGATGGTGATCGGCCCGGTGAACATGACCACCGCCGATGGCTATCGCATGCTGGCGCGCGACGTGTCGGTTGACCTCGCGACCAAGACGCTCGTCGGCGCCGGCGGGGTCGACGGGGCAATTCCTGCCGGTACCTTCAGTGCCGACCGCTTGACCGCCGATCTTTCGGCCCGCACCATCACTCTGACCGGCAATGCGCGGCTGCGCATGGCGCCGGGAAAACTAAGGATGCCCTGA
- the holA gene encoding DNA polymerase III subunit delta, translating into MKLTSRDFAAKGRSAAQACSIFFFCGQDEAGASAAARDLVTWLPEPGERVEMAGADLRNDPASLGDEARSTSLFGDRRHIWVRANGDDAFAAIETLIETGDAGAGSACPVIVVATSATDKSRTAKLLEKRKDALVALFYPPDLRSVSQSVRSMADAAGVRLGGDMAERIARAANLDVRLAQSEITKLAIYLDASPQSPRTATTEDLDAVGAVSEEDGFMPLVDAVMGGQGNRVAPEIARLKQLGLNPVGVLLAFERRAAQLARIAAVLGSQPYGALDKGEKARLGIFWKEEREIGQQLAIWRQRNLLDRLTHALVRLHRDLLTNSQAAELLLAQQLTLIAQLAKGRR; encoded by the coding sequence GTGAAGCTCACCAGCCGCGACTTCGCCGCCAAAGGCCGCAGCGCGGCGCAGGCCTGCTCGATCTTCTTCTTCTGCGGGCAGGACGAGGCAGGGGCGAGTGCCGCTGCCCGCGATCTGGTGACCTGGCTGCCGGAACCGGGCGAACGTGTCGAAATGGCAGGTGCCGACTTGCGAAACGATCCGGCTAGCCTTGGTGACGAGGCGCGATCGACATCGCTGTTTGGCGACCGGCGGCATATCTGGGTGCGCGCGAATGGTGACGATGCCTTTGCCGCGATCGAGACCCTGATCGAGACGGGCGATGCAGGGGCCGGCTCGGCCTGCCCAGTCATTGTCGTTGCCACATCGGCGACCGACAAGTCGCGCACCGCCAAGCTGCTCGAGAAACGCAAGGACGCGCTGGTTGCGCTGTTCTATCCGCCCGACTTGCGCTCCGTATCGCAAAGCGTGCGCTCCATGGCCGATGCCGCCGGCGTGCGGCTGGGAGGCGACATGGCGGAAAGGATCGCCCGTGCCGCCAATCTCGACGTGCGACTGGCGCAAAGCGAGATAACCAAGCTTGCGATCTATCTCGATGCCAGCCCGCAGAGCCCCCGCACCGCTACCACAGAAGACCTCGACGCCGTTGGTGCGGTGAGCGAGGAGGACGGGTTCATGCCGCTTGTCGATGCGGTGATGGGCGGCCAGGGAAACCGGGTCGCACCGGAGATCGCCCGTTTGAAGCAGCTTGGCCTCAATCCAGTTGGCGTATTGCTGGCATTCGAACGACGCGCGGCCCAGCTTGCGCGGATCGCGGCCGTGCTCGGCTCGCAGCCCTATGGCGCCTTGGACAAGGGAGAAAAGGCGCGGTTGGGGATCTTCTGGAAGGAAGAGCGCGAGATCGGCCAGCAGCTCGCGATATGGCGGCAACGCAATCTGCTCGACCGGCTCACCCACGCGCTCGTGCGATTGCATCGTGACCTGCTGACCAACAGCCAGGCCGCGGAACTGCTGCTCGCCCAGCAGCTCACGCTGATCGCCCAGCTCGCCAAGGGCAGGCGCTAG
- the ung gene encoding uracil-DNA glycosylase, which translates to MTDVVPPSWKPVLDPVLAAPKARRLGGWLRAEEQAGKPIFPPRGARLAALALTPLDAVKVVILGQDPYHGPGQAMGLCFAVPDGVQVPPSLANIYKELESDLGIARPRHGDLSRWARQGVLLLNNTLTVEAGKAGSHAGRGWDAITDACVAAVAARPEPSVFILWGSHAQAKAKRIDGLRDGRHCVIESPHPSPLSAHRGFFGSKPFSRTNAFLEANGRGPIDWQV; encoded by the coding sequence ATGACCGATGTTGTTCCCCCCAGTTGGAAGCCTGTGCTCGACCCCGTGCTCGCCGCACCCAAAGCGCGGCGGCTGGGCGGCTGGCTGCGGGCGGAGGAGCAGGCCGGCAAGCCGATCTTTCCCCCGCGCGGCGCGCGGCTGGCGGCGCTGGCGCTGACTCCGCTCGACGCGGTGAAGGTGGTGATTCTGGGACAGGATCCCTATCACGGACCGGGGCAGGCGATGGGATTGTGCTTCGCCGTGCCAGACGGGGTACAGGTCCCGCCCAGTCTGGCCAACATCTACAAGGAACTGGAGAGCGACCTCGGGATTGCGCGCCCGCGGCATGGCGATCTCAGCCGCTGGGCGCGGCAGGGCGTATTGCTGCTCAACAACACGCTGACGGTCGAGGCGGGCAAGGCAGGCAGCCACGCCGGTCGCGGCTGGGACGCGATCACCGATGCTTGCGTGGCGGCGGTTGCGGCGCGGCCGGAGCCCTCGGTCTTCATCCTGTGGGGCAGCCACGCGCAGGCCAAGGCCAAGCGTATCGATGGCCTGCGCGACGGCAGGCACTGCGTTATCGAAAGCCCGCATCCCAGCCCATTGTCGGCCCACCGTGGGTTCTTCGGTTCCAAGCCTTTCAGCCGGACCAATGCTTTCCTCGAAGCCAACGGGCGCGGCCCGATCGACTGGCAGGTGTGA
- a CDS encoding glutamate synthase subunit beta — protein MGKETGFLEYERHDRSYLDPKERLNNYKEFVVPLSERELRTQAARCMNCGIPYCHNGCPVNNIIPDWNHLVYEDDWKHALEVLHSTNNFPEFTGRICPAPCEAACTLNLIDSPVTIKSIECAIVDRGWQEGWIKPQLPERRTGKSVAVIGSGPAGLACAQQLARAGHAVTVFEKADRIGGLLRYGIPDFKMEKHLINRRAVQMEAEGVQFRTSSEVGVEVSFQALQENFDAVVLAGGAEEARMLDVPGAELPGVRLAMEFLTQQNKRNAGDDEVRAAPRGSLTATSKHVIVIGGGDTGSDCVGTSNRQGAASVTQLEIMPKPPEKEDKALTWPDWPLKLRTSSSHEEGVDRDWAVLAKRVIEENGDVAGLECVRVEWKDGRMQEVAGSKFTLKADLILLAMGFTGPKRRGLLDRAGVDLDARGNVAADTEWYLTSEANVFSCGDMRRGQSLVVWAIREGRQCAHAVDKALMGVSELPR, from the coding sequence ATGGGCAAGGAAACCGGCTTTCTCGAATACGAGCGGCACGACCGCTCCTACCTCGACCCCAAAGAACGGCTGAACAACTACAAGGAGTTCGTCGTCCCGCTGTCCGAAAGGGAGCTGCGCACGCAGGCGGCGCGCTGCATGAACTGCGGCATTCCCTATTGTCACAACGGTTGTCCGGTGAACAACATCATCCCGGACTGGAACCACCTCGTCTACGAAGACGACTGGAAGCACGCACTCGAAGTGCTCCATTCGACTAATAATTTCCCGGAATTCACCGGGCGCATCTGCCCCGCCCCATGCGAGGCGGCCTGCACGCTCAACCTCATCGATTCACCAGTGACGATCAAATCGATCGAATGCGCGATCGTCGACCGCGGGTGGCAGGAAGGCTGGATCAAGCCGCAGTTGCCCGAAAGGCGTACAGGCAAGTCGGTGGCGGTGATCGGCAGCGGACCGGCGGGTCTGGCCTGTGCCCAGCAGCTGGCCCGCGCGGGCCATGCGGTGACCGTGTTCGAGAAGGCCGACCGGATTGGCGGCCTGCTGCGCTACGGCATTCCCGACTTCAAGATGGAAAAGCACCTGATCAACCGCCGCGCGGTGCAGATGGAGGCCGAAGGCGTCCAGTTCCGCACCAGCAGCGAAGTGGGGGTCGAAGTCAGCTTCCAGGCGCTACAGGAGAATTTCGACGCGGTCGTGCTGGCCGGCGGCGCGGAGGAAGCACGCATGCTCGACGTGCCGGGTGCAGAGCTGCCCGGCGTGCGGTTGGCGATGGAATTCCTCACCCAGCAGAACAAGCGCAATGCCGGCGACGACGAAGTGCGCGCCGCACCGCGCGGTTCGCTGACCGCGACCAGCAAGCATGTGATCGTGATCGGCGGCGGGGATACCGGCAGTGACTGTGTCGGCACTTCGAACCGCCAGGGCGCGGCCAGCGTCACCCAGCTTGAGATCATGCCCAAGCCGCCGGAGAAGGAAGACAAGGCGCTTACCTGGCCCGACTGGCCGCTGAAGCTGCGGACCTCGTCCAGCCACGAGGAAGGCGTAGATCGCGACTGGGCCGTTCTCGCCAAGCGCGTGATCGAGGAGAACGGCGACGTCGCCGGGCTCGAATGTGTCCGCGTCGAGTGGAAAGACGGTCGCATGCAGGAGGTTGCCGGCAGCAAGTTCACGCTCAAGGCCGACCTGATCCTGCTCGCCATGGGCTTTACCGGACCCAAGCGGCGCGGGCTGCTCGACCGCGCGGGCGTCGACCTCGACGCGCGCGGCAATGTTGCGGCAGACACCGAATGGTATCTCACCAGCGAGGCCAATGTCTTTTCCTGCGGCGACATGCGACGCGGGCAAAGCCTGGTCGTGTGGGCGATCCGCGAAGGGCGCCAATGCGCCCATGCAGTCGACAAGGCGCTGATGGGCGTGAGCGAGCTGCCGCGCTGA
- a CDS encoding nucleotidyltransferase family protein, translated as MAGPPLEELLTRLAGGPELAPAELVRISPTQWSELDRRATHYRLQPLLHRRWGESASVPELQRQTWASAYRASAISALAHKAELVAIAELLARAGIEAIALKGSWLAWHAWPDPALRPLRDLDLLVPEDAVLHARDLLLGHGYGEFGTEGLAPELWKQRYHQLAPLVSPGGVVVELHHRLWIEDWRTPQLPVDVFGRVIPDPQYPALNYLDPVDQLCHLAVHAAVHGFDGGPLMLADFERLALAHSIDWAAVWDRAAAEGWDRVAGLAIEATRRWTSKGAAILPPSPLPVPPEIIENLPLLLAKPPERIAADQTAARLARTDIGWGEKWRRALARRERHDTLSPWLGWLGGELRNAIAARLGGDTGRGAALVAQLNRYLSAQKP; from the coding sequence GTGGCTGGGCCGCCGCTCGAGGAGCTGCTCACGCGATTGGCTGGTGGGCCCGAGCTCGCGCCCGCCGAACTTGTGAGGATATCCCCCACCCAATGGTCCGAGCTCGATCGGCGAGCCACGCATTATCGGCTGCAACCGTTGCTCCATCGGCGCTGGGGCGAGTCCGCATCGGTCCCGGAATTGCAGCGACAGACCTGGGCGAGCGCCTATCGCGCCAGCGCGATCTCCGCACTGGCGCACAAGGCCGAGCTGGTCGCTATCGCCGAACTGCTGGCGCGTGCCGGTATCGAAGCGATCGCGCTGAAGGGATCCTGGCTGGCCTGGCATGCCTGGCCCGATCCGGCACTGCGCCCCTTGCGCGATCTCGACCTGCTCGTTCCCGAGGATGCAGTGCTCCACGCACGCGATCTCCTGCTGGGCCACGGCTACGGCGAGTTCGGCACCGAAGGACTGGCCCCAGAACTATGGAAGCAACGCTACCATCAGCTTGCGCCACTCGTCTCGCCTGGAGGGGTTGTCGTCGAGCTGCACCATCGGTTGTGGATCGAGGATTGGCGCACGCCGCAACTGCCCGTGGATGTGTTCGGGCGAGTGATCCCAGACCCTCAATACCCGGCGCTCAATTACCTCGATCCGGTCGACCAGCTTTGCCACCTTGCGGTCCATGCCGCTGTGCATGGTTTCGATGGTGGTCCGTTGATGCTCGCCGATTTCGAGCGATTGGCGCTGGCGCACAGCATCGACTGGGCTGCCGTGTGGGATCGCGCAGCTGCCGAAGGATGGGACCGGGTGGCCGGCCTGGCGATCGAGGCGACACGTCGCTGGACCTCCAAGGGGGCAGCAATCTTGCCACCATCGCCGCTGCCCGTACCGCCTGAGATCATCGAGAACCTCCCGCTGCTGCTGGCCAAGCCACCGGAGCGGATCGCGGCAGATCAGACAGCGGCGCGATTGGCGCGCACGGATATTGGCTGGGGCGAGAAGTGGCGGCGCGCACTCGCCCGGCGCGAACGGCATGACACGCTCTCCCCATGGTTGGGCTGGCTGGGAGGCGAGCTGCGCAACGCGATTGCGGCGCGATTGGGCGGAGATACCGGTCGCGGAGCCGCGCTGGTTGCACAGCTCAACCGCTACCTGTCAGCGCAGAAGCCCTAG
- a CDS encoding ribonuclease D: protein MAVHFHEEDLPAGVLAEGPIAVDTETMGLITARDRLCVVQLSDGNGDEHLVRFGPDSKFDAPNLKAVLADPNRLKLYHFARFDLAAIEHYLGVMATPCYCTKIASKLVRTYTDRHGLKNLIEELLGGTISKAQQSSDWGGPEITEPQREYAASDVRYLHRLKEELDRRLVREGRMAIAQACFEFLPTRARLDLAGWPEHDIFSHM from the coding sequence ATGGCAGTGCATTTTCACGAAGAAGACTTGCCGGCAGGCGTGCTGGCGGAAGGACCCATCGCGGTCGATACCGAAACCATGGGGCTTATTACCGCCCGCGACCGGCTGTGCGTGGTGCAGTTGAGCGACGGCAATGGCGACGAACATCTCGTCCGCTTCGGCCCGGACAGCAAATTTGACGCGCCCAACCTGAAGGCGGTGTTGGCAGACCCGAATCGCCTCAAGCTCTACCACTTTGCACGCTTCGATCTCGCGGCGATCGAGCACTATCTCGGGGTGATGGCCACTCCCTGCTATTGCACCAAGATCGCCAGCAAGCTGGTGCGTACCTATACCGATCGCCACGGCCTCAAGAACCTGATCGAGGAATTGCTCGGCGGGACCATTTCCAAGGCCCAGCAGTCGAGCGACTGGGGCGGCCCCGAGATTACCGAACCGCAGCGGGAATACGCCGCCAGCGACGTGCGCTATCTCCATCGGCTCAAGGAAGAGCTCGACCGGAGGCTGGTGCGCGAAGGGCGCATGGCCATTGCCCAGGCTTGCTTCGAATTCCTTCCCACCCGCGCGCGGCTCGACCTGGCCGGCTGGCCCGAGCACGACATCTTCAGCCACATGTAG
- a CDS encoding serine hydrolase domain-containing protein, translated as MKALFKVGAALAVLGMVVPAQAQPGGDDPATVQSAADPAKAAAMAEALQAAELWVDAWRQYRKIPAISAAVAQGDATVWAKGFGATDRARRMPATADTIYSICSVSKLFTAIALMQQWEQGKVALDAPVTQYLPWAKLADDPRESVPITLRGALTHSAGLPREADFPYWTGPGFPFPSQDQIRARIGSQAPLYPAETTWQYSNLGLTLVGETVEAVSGLPYADYVQANILAPLGLKDTRPAIPAALYGKQMAVGWGALTTEGTRPDVRLFDPAGITPAAGFSASVADLARFASWTFRLAKTGNPEVLRASTLREMQRVHYISPDWKTSWGLGFAVRDEGGTTVVGHGGSCPGYRTALMMAPKEELGVAVAMNAMDDPDLIARGIAALIKARGAATTFDAVEGVTLEDYTGVYDGQPWNSDFMLIPWAGGLTWLQPDADNPASGMWRLKPLGKDSFRVVTDKGEERELVMFERDATGKVVASIQHSNRNPRLRGL; from the coding sequence ATGAAAGCGTTATTCAAGGTAGGTGCGGCGCTCGCGGTTCTCGGCATGGTGGTTCCGGCGCAGGCGCAGCCCGGCGGCGATGATCCAGCAACGGTGCAGAGTGCTGCCGACCCCGCAAAGGCCGCCGCGATGGCGGAAGCGTTGCAAGCGGCAGAGTTGTGGGTCGATGCATGGCGCCAGTATCGCAAGATCCCGGCAATCTCCGCTGCCGTGGCGCAAGGTGATGCAACGGTCTGGGCCAAGGGATTCGGCGCGACGGACCGTGCGCGCAGGATGCCGGCCACGGCCGATACGATCTATTCGATTTGCTCGGTCTCCAAACTGTTCACTGCGATCGCGCTGATGCAGCAGTGGGAACAGGGCAAGGTCGCGCTCGACGCGCCGGTCACGCAGTATTTGCCTTGGGCCAAACTTGCCGACGACCCGCGCGAAAGCGTGCCGATCACGCTGCGCGGCGCGCTGACGCATTCGGCAGGCCTCCCGCGCGAGGCGGACTTCCCCTACTGGACCGGTCCCGGCTTTCCCTTCCCCAGCCAGGATCAGATCCGCGCGCGTATCGGGTCGCAGGCCCCGCTCTATCCTGCGGAGACGACCTGGCAGTATTCGAACCTTGGCCTGACGCTGGTGGGCGAGACGGTCGAAGCAGTCAGCGGCTTGCCCTACGCCGACTACGTCCAGGCGAATATCCTCGCACCGCTCGGACTCAAGGACACGCGGCCAGCTATTCCCGCCGCACTCTATGGCAAGCAGATGGCCGTGGGCTGGGGTGCGCTGACCACAGAGGGTACCAGGCCTGACGTCCGGTTGTTCGATCCGGCAGGGATCACCCCTGCGGCGGGCTTCAGCGCCAGTGTCGCTGATCTTGCGCGTTTCGCGTCGTGGACTTTCCGCCTGGCGAAGACCGGAAATCCCGAGGTGCTGCGCGCTTCGACCCTGCGCGAAATGCAGCGAGTCCACTACATCAGCCCCGACTGGAAGACGAGTTGGGGGCTCGGCTTTGCCGTGCGCGATGAGGGTGGCACGACCGTTGTCGGCCATGGTGGCAGCTGCCCCGGCTATCGCACCGCGCTGATGATGGCGCCCAAGGAGGAACTGGGGGTCGCCGTGGCGATGAATGCAATGGACGATCCCGACCTGATCGCGCGTGGGATCGCAGCCCTGATCAAGGCGCGCGGTGCGGCCACGACCTTCGATGCGGTCGAAGGTGTGACGCTCGAAGACTACACCGGGGTCTATGACGGCCAGCCGTGGAATTCGGACTTTATGCTTATCCCCTGGGCAGGCGGATTGACCTGGCTTCAGCCAGACGCTGACAATCCGGCAAGCGGGATGTGGCGGTTGAAGCCGCTCGGCAAGGACAGCTTCCGGGTGGTGACCGACAAGGGCGAGGAGCGTGAGCTGGTGATGTTCGAGCGCGACGCGACGGGCAAGGTCGTCGCGTCGATCCAGCACTCGAACCGCAACCCGCGCTTGCGCGGGCTCTAG
- a CDS encoding SDR family NAD(P)-dependent oxidoreductase: MAFKPFDLTGKTAVVTGGNSGIGLGMAEGLAAAGADVVIWGRDAAKSEAAVEKLRSYGTKIEALAVDVADEAAVVDAMAESLALLGRIDCAIANAGVGGNAPLIEQTTEAWRRITTVNLDAVFWTFREAAKHMVARAEAGDTGGSLVATASVAAIHGPPANQAYAATKAGVLGMVRSTAVELAKYGIRANAVLPGWIATPMTERLQAWDTFNKKVIGRVPMRRWGEGEDFSGIAVYLASDASSFHTGDSLVIDGGYTIF; encoded by the coding sequence ATGGCATTCAAACCCTTTGACCTCACCGGCAAGACGGCCGTGGTTACCGGCGGCAATTCCGGTATCGGACTCGGCATGGCGGAAGGGCTGGCTGCAGCCGGCGCGGATGTTGTTATCTGGGGCCGCGACGCGGCAAAGTCCGAAGCGGCGGTCGAGAAGCTGCGCAGCTACGGGACGAAGATCGAAGCGCTGGCAGTCGACGTGGCGGACGAGGCGGCGGTGGTCGATGCCATGGCGGAAAGTCTTGCGCTGTTGGGGCGGATCGATTGCGCCATCGCCAATGCCGGGGTCGGCGGCAACGCTCCGCTGATCGAGCAGACGACCGAAGCCTGGCGCAGGATCACCACCGTCAACCTTGACGCAGTGTTCTGGACCTTCCGTGAGGCTGCCAAGCACATGGTGGCACGCGCGGAAGCGGGCGATACGGGTGGCTCCCTGGTGGCGACGGCATCGGTCGCGGCGATCCATGGCCCGCCCGCGAACCAGGCCTACGCTGCAACCAAGGCTGGTGTGCTTGGCATGGTCCGCAGCACGGCAGTCGAGCTGGCGAAATACGGCATCCGCGCGAATGCAGTGCTGCCCGGCTGGATTGCCACTCCGATGACCGAGCGGCTCCAGGCCTGGGATACCTTCAACAAGAAGGTGATCGGCCGGGTGCCCATGCGCCGCTGGGGCGAGGGCGAAGACTTCAGCGGGATCGCGGTCTATCTCGCCAGCGACGCGAGCAGCTTCCACACCGGGGATTCGCTGGTGATCGACGGCGGCTACACGATCTTCTGA
- the lptE gene encoding LPS assembly lipoprotein LptE codes for MRRAFILFACFALSACGLQPMYAGGGNGAVARGLAAVDVPAIEGQAGWLVRNALTDRLEAAGAETPQYRLDVRLDDQLDGLGILRDDTISRERRTLRARYQLIDLSSGEILLDATAASDAGIDVVSSEYATIAAEQTALENLARDVAQRIVTRVALTLREQQ; via the coding sequence ATGCGTCGCGCCTTCATCCTTTTCGCCTGCTTCGCCCTTTCAGCCTGCGGCCTGCAACCGATGTATGCCGGCGGGGGTAATGGCGCGGTCGCGCGTGGCCTGGCCGCAGTCGATGTGCCTGCGATCGAGGGGCAGGCAGGTTGGCTGGTGCGTAATGCGCTTACTGACCGGCTCGAAGCTGCAGGGGCGGAGACCCCACAGTACCGGCTCGACGTACGGCTCGACGACCAGCTCGACGGCCTCGGCATCTTGCGCGACGATACCATCAGCCGCGAACGCCGTACGCTGCGGGCGCGCTACCAGCTGATTGACCTGTCGAGCGGCGAGATCCTGCTCGATGCCACTGCCGCTTCCGATGCGGGTATCGACGTGGTTTCCAGCGAGTACGCCACTATCGCAGCCGAACAGACCGCGCTCGAAAACCTCGCCCGGGACGTGGCGCAGCGCATTGTCACGCGCGTGGCGCTGACCCTGCGCGAGCAGCAGTGA